One stretch of Zingiber officinale cultivar Zhangliang chromosome 6B, Zo_v1.1, whole genome shotgun sequence DNA includes these proteins:
- the LOC121988431 gene encoding ABC transporter G family member 1-like, whose protein sequence is MEVEIAQEIRPEASVEQANQSPSHIIPVLESNRSGIFLTWEDLWVTASTKAGAMRAILSGLTGFVQPGEVLAIMGPSGCGKSTLLDTLAGRLGSSVRQSGRILVNGRKQRLSFGTSAYVTQDDILMTTLTVREAVYYSAQLQLPKSMSLAQKRARAEDTIRDMGLQDAVDTRIGGYASKGISGGQRRRVSICIEILTRPKLLFLDEPTSGLDSAASFHVMDRIVKLARQDGRTILASIHQPSSEVFELFDQLCLLSAGKTVYFGPTARTNEFFALHGFPCPTFRNPSDHYLRTINKDFDMVSEGTSMEDTQASAAIDILTNSYKQSQECQDTVRRVAEICAMDGALVKNKRQASFVDQCIVLTKRSFVNMFRDLGYYWLRLAIYILLGLCIGTIFYDVGHSYGSIQARGSMLMFIAGFLTFMAIGGFPSFVEDMKIFRRERLNGHYGVAAFAISNTLSSAPFLALISFIPGAIAYYLTGLQKGFIHFIFFCLVLYMCMLLVEGLMMIVASLVPNFLMGIITGAGIQAIMIISSGFFRLPDDLPKPLWKYPMYHIAFHKYANQGYYKNEFLGLVFPNSTGDGTLTGDWVVRSYWQMEAGYSKWVDLTILLAMMISYRVLFFLSVKTGERLKPMLAEFKNTRRKNIIQIVEQPLEEEEEEDIEPTP, encoded by the exons atggaggtagAGATAGCTCAGGAGATACGGCCGGAGGCCTCGGTCGAACAAGCGAACCAATCGCCTAGTCATATAATTCCAGTACTCGAGTCGAACCGGAGCGGGATCTTTTTAACATGGGAGGATTTATGGGTGACGGCATCCACCAAGGCGGGCGCAATGCGAGCGATATTGTCCGGCCTGACTGGGTTCGTGCAACCCGGCGAGGTGTTGGCGATCATGGGCCCATCAGGGTGTGGCAAATCGACCCTTCTCGATACGTTAGCAG ggAGACTTGGATCAAGTGTGAGACAATCAGGGCGCATCTTGGTAAACGGAAGGAAGCAACGGTTGTCGTTCGGGACTTCT GCCTACGTGACCCAAGACGATATCCTGATGACGACGCTGACGGTCCGTGAGGCGGTTTATTATTCGGCCCAATTGCAGCTGCCTAAATCGATGAGCCTGGCCCAGAAGCGGGCTCGGGCCGAGGACACGATCCGCGACATGGGGCTCCAGGACGCCGTCGACACCCGCATCGGCGGCTACGCCTCAAAGGGCATCAGCGGCGGCCAGCGGCGGCGGGTCAGCATCTGCATCGAAATACTCACCCGCCCTAAGCTACTCTTCCTCGACGAGCCCACCAGCGGCCTCGACAGCGCCGCCTCATTCCACGTCATGGACCGGATCGTCAAGCTCGCCCGCCAGGACGGCCGCACCATCCTCGCCTCCATCCACCAGCCCAGCAGCGAGGTTTTCGAGCTCTTCGATCAGCTGTGTCTCCTCTCCGCCGGGAAGACTGTCTACTTCGGTCCTACTGCCAGGACCAATGAG TTCTTTGCTCTCCATGGCTTTCCATGCCCAACCTTCAGAAATCCATCTGACCACTACCTAAGAACAATAAACAAGGACTTTGACATG GTGTCTGAAGGTACCAGTATGGAGGACACCCAAGCAAGTGCAGCCATTGATATACTAACAAATTCTTACAAACAGTCCCAAGAATGTCAAGATACAGTAAGAAGAGTAGCCGAGATATGTGCAATG GATGGGGCTCTGGTGAAGAACAAGAGACAGGCAAGTTTTGTTGACCAGTGCATTGTTCTCACAAAGAGATCCTTTGTTAACATGTTCAGGGATCTGGGTTATTACTGGTTGAGACTTGCAATTTATATTTTGCTTGGTCTCTGCATTGGCACTATCTTCTATGATGTTGGACACAGTTATGGATCAATTCAG GCCAGGGGTTCAATGCTAATGTTTATAGCTGGATTTCTCACCTTCATGGCAATTGGAGGATTCCCGTCATTTGTTGAAGATATGAAG ATTTTTAGGCGGGAGCGACTAAACGGGCATTATGGTGTTGCTGCTTTCGCAATCAGCAACACTCTTTCTTCAGCTCCCTTCCTGGCTCTTATCTCCTTTATTCCGGGGGCCATCGCCTACTACCTCACTGGCCTCCAAAAAGGCTTCATCCACTTCATCTTCTTCTGCTTGGTTCTTTACATGTGCATGCTTCTCGTGGAGGGTCTTATGATGATTGTCGCCAGCCTAGTCCCCAACTTCCTGATGGGCATCATCACCGGCGCCGGAATCCAGGCCATCATGATCATCTCCAGTGGCTTTTTTAGGTTGCCTGATGACTTACCAAAGCCATTGTGGAAGTATCCAATGTATCACATTGCCTTCCACAAGTATGCTAACCAGGGATATTACAAGAATGAGTTCTTAGGGTTGGTGTTTCCGAATAGCACCGGTGACGGGACGCTAACTGGGGACTGGGTGGTGAGGAGTTATTGGCAGATGGAGGCAGGGTACTCCAAGTGGGTGGATCTCACCATTTTATTAGCTATGATGATCTCGTACAGAGTCTTGTTTTTTCTCAGTGTAAAGACCGGCGAGAGGCTGAAGCCAATGCTGGCAGAGTTCAAGAACACACGACGCAAGAATATCATCCAGATCGTAGAGCAGCCcctagaagaggaagaagaggaggatatCGAACCTACTCCTTGA
- the LOC121988432 gene encoding RNA-binding protein pno1-like gives MEVEKLEAKTAVATAMEVEKAASSAAAPRPQFKPLKPHEMSDRKIEFRKVSVPQHRFAPLKRCWMEIYTPVYEQMKIDIRMNLKTKKVELKNRADTPDISNLQKSADFVHAFMLGFDVADAVALLRLDDLYVDTFEIKDVKTLRGEHLSRAIGRLSGKGGKTKFAIENSTRTRIVIADSKIHILGSFLNIKIARDSLCSLILGSPAGKVYSKLRTVSARLAEKY, from the exons ATGGAGGTGGAGAAATTGGAAGCGAAGACAGCAGTTGCGACGGCCATGGAGGTAGAGAAAGCGGCCTCCTCCGCGGCAGCGCCTCGCCCCCAATTCAAGCCGTTGAAGCCGCATGAGATGTCGGACAGGAAAATTGAGTTCCGGAAGGTATCGGTGCCGCAGCACCGCTTTGCGCCTCTCAAACGATGCTGGATGGAGATCTACACCCCTGTCTATGAGCAGATGAAGATAGATATAAGGATGAACCTCAAG ACAAAGAAGGTGGAGCTTAAAAATAGAGCAGATACTCCAGACATCTCTAATTTGCAGAAGAGTGCAGACTTCGTTCATGCTTTCATGCTTGGATTTGATGTTGCAGACGCCGTTGCTCTGTTGCGTCTGGACGATCTTTATGTTGATACTTTTGAAATCAAGGACGTGAAGACCCTACGAGGGGAACACCTTTCTCGAGCTATCGGTCGGTTGTCAGGAAAGGGAGGCAAGACAAAATTTGCTATTGAAAATTCTACAAGAACTCGGATTGTGATCGCAGACAGTAAGATTCACATCCTGGGATCTTTCTTGAACATCAAGATTGCTCGAGATTCACTTTGCAGTCTTATATTAGGATCACCAGCAGGAAAGGTATACTCGAAACTTAGAACAGTTAGTGCTCGATTAGCCGAAAAGTATTAA